The genomic region GCGTAGGTCACCTCCCATCCGAAGACCTCCTAGTCTTCTTCAATACCTGCTCTATGATTGCGCCTAGGATGCCCTGGGGTAAGACGTATATGAGCACGGCGAGCGCCAGCCCCATCGCGAAAAGCCAGTACTCGGTGACGTCCATGGCGTAGTCGCGGAGGAACACATAGACGATCCCTCCCACAAAAGGGCCTAGGAACACCCTTGTCCCGCCAAGGATCGCCATGAACACTATCTCGGCGCTGAACGTCCAGTAGAGGCTCTCCGGGGTCACCGCTCCCTGTAGCGGAGAATAGAGCGACCCAGCAACACCAGTCACCAGCGCGCTTATCACGAAGCTCAGCAGCCTCATCCTCGAAACATTGTAGCCGAGGGTCTCTGCGCGGAACGCGTCATCCCTTATAGTCTGGAATACGAGGCCTAGCGGCGACCTAAGCAAGAGCCAAACCAGTACCAGGATCACCGACGCAGTCGCGAGCACAAGGTAGTAGTAGCTAGGGATGCTGCCAAGGGGCCTCGGTATCCCGTAGAGCCCCTCATCTCCCCCCGTCACGTCCCGGTACTTCAGCACAACCGCGTACACTAGTTGGCCGAAGGCGAGCGTGAGTATCGCGAAGTATATCTTCGTGTGTCTCAGGCTCAAGTAGCCCGTCACGAGCGCGGTCAAGGCTACCAGTGATAGCGCGAATAGGTATGAGGACGCGTAGCCCATCCCGAGCTTGAGCAAGCCTATTGCGACACCGTAGGCCCCAAGCCCCCAGAACATGGCATGGCCGAAGCTGAGGAGCCCCGTGTACCCGTACAGTATGTTGAACCCGGTGGCGGCTAGGCCGAAGAGTATTCCTACCGCTAGTAGCCTCGTATAGTACTGGCTCGTGAAGAGCGGCGCAGCCGCGAGGAAGACCAGTATTGCTATGGTGCTGTAGAGGTGGATTCTCCACTCGTTCACCGAGCCCATGCCAGGCTACCTCCTTTCAATCTCTTTCCCGAAGAGCCCTGAAGGCTTTATCAGCAACATCACGGCTGTTATAAGGTATATCAGCGCGACCTCCAGCATAGGGTACACTATAACCATTATAGTCCTCGCAACAGACGCTATGAGCGCCCCCACCAAGGAGCCGGCAATACTGCCCATACCGCCTATGACGAGCACAGCGAATGAGAGAACAAGGGCGTCGGCCCCCATGCCCGGGTAAGCGGTGAGAATGGGTGCAGCAGCAGCACCCGCCAGCCCGCTAAGCGCAGAGCCTATCGCGAACGCTGCAATAAACAATATGCTTGTATTAATGCCGAGGGCCTCCGCGACCTCGCTGTTGAAAGCCGCAGCCCTCATCTGCTTACCGATAACCGTCTTCGAGAAGAACCACCAAAGGCCAGCCGCGGCAGCGAACCCGATGACTATCACGTACACCGTGTAGAGAGGAACCTGGTACGCCCCAACCTCTACGGAGCCGCCAGGTATAACAGTGTACGACTTGTACTCCGGCCCCCATACCATCTTCACGATGTCGTCAAGCATGAGCATCACGGCGAAGGTGAAGAGGAGCTGAAGCTCCTCCGGCTTAGAGTAGAGAGGCCTCAGCAGTGTCCTCTCAAAGACTGCTCCAATGACGGCAAGCACTGCTACGGCGAGGACGAATCCGAGAACAAAGCCCAGCGCACTAGGACCTATCCACACCATTGCGGCACTATATGCGAGATAAGCTCCAAGCATGTAAAAGGCTCCGTGAGCAAGGTTCAGTACACGCATAATGCCGTAGATGAGGCTGAGGCCAGAGGCTATGAGAAAAAGAATCGAGGCGTAAAACAACGTGTTAATCGTCTGGACTACTATGTAGCCAGTATCCACGCTGTGCACCCCGAGGTGTCAAAAACGCTGCTCATTGGCGGCTTGGCTGCCGAGGAGCCGGCTAGCCGCACTTCACGTAGGTCTTGAATGGCGGTGGAACTACTTTGCCGAAGTCGAATATCTCTAGGTCGGTTAGCACTGGGTGCGGGAAGCCCAGGGGCCCGCCTTTTGCGAGCTTGCCCCAGTACACGTAGTAGACTCCCTGGTGGTCCTCAGGCCTTATGTACACTGGGCCCATTGGGCCTGCTACAGTCAAGCCCTCAAGGTACTTTATGAGCTCCTCGGGTGATGGCCACTTACCCAGCTCAGCATACGCTAGCTCTATTGCATTCTTTACCGCGTAGAGCGCGGTGTAGCTGGTACCAGAGACGTATGGCGGGTACTCGCCAGTCTTGGCCTTGAACTTCTCCACGAACGACTTGTTGAGCGAGTAGACATCGTGCGGCGGATAGTTGAACCAGTAGCGGCCGCTTCCCCAGATGTCTACCCCGCTTGGGACGTTTTCGTCCCCAATGGCCTTGAGGGTATCAGTAGCGCCTAGCATCGGGTTTAGGTACGCCTTTATGTTCTTGAATAAGCCCTTGGACGCGGCCTGCTTGAAGAACGTTGCTGCGTCTCCTCCCCATAGCGACGAGAACACTATGTCGGGCTTCGCTGCTATCATCTTATCTATGTAGCTAGTATAGTCGGTCGTCCCGAGCTTGACGTAAATAGGCTCAGCGAACTCCACGCCCGGCATAAGCTCCTTGAGCCTCGAGGAGAACACGGTCCAAGAGTCCCAGCCATAGGCGTAGTCCGGCCCGATGCTCGCAACCTTCTTAGCATCAGGATACATCTTCGCAACCAGCTCTGCAGCAGCGATATCGATAGGCTCCTCGTACATACTTATCCTGAAAATGTACTTCCTCTTACCGCACTCAGTGAGCTTAGGCGTCGCGGCATGAGTCACTATCAGAGGAACCCTCAGCTCCTCCTCAATAGTCTTGATGAGCTTGAGCGAGTCACCACTACTATCAATACCGATGAGGATCTCAGCCCCCTCCTCCTGAACCATCTTAACAATATTGTCGATAACGTGCTGTCTATCAGCCTCATCCTTGGATATCAGCTCAACCTTTCTGCCAAGGATACCTCCCCTCGAGTTTATCTCGTCCCGTGCAATCTCGAGCGCAGCACCAGCCATCTTGCCGTAGGTCCCGAAGGGCCCACTCATAAAGTACATGAATCCTATCTTAAGCGGCTTCGACGGAATACCGGACGGCTTAGCCGCCGCACCCCCGCCAACCTCCTTCGTAACAGTCACGGTCTTGGTCGCACCCTTCTTCGACGAAGCCCCGATGGCATAGCCGCCAGCAAGCCCGACAACTAGGCCCACAACACCCGCTCCAAGAACCTTAAGCGTGTTTCTCTTAGACTCGTCTACCAATTTACCACCACTTTTCCACTTCAATAAGAACACAGTTTAACTATCAATTAACCATACTATATAGCGGGAGAATAAAGCTCTTTTCGCCAAGAATGATTATGAACCGTCGTAGACGAAACTACTTCGACTATACAAGGCTCAAGAAGATAGGCCAGGAACAAGCCATCAAGGACAAAACAGCCTAGAAAACCAGACCGAGTCGTATTATTCCTGGGCTACGTTACTGCTGCTGTTCTTCTTTCCTACCCTTCTTGCTCCTCCTACCCTCGTCCCTAGCTGCTATCTGGGCTACACCTCTCGGTTTTGTCCATGTATGTGCCCCTCGGGAGGCTATGCATAGGACCGGACGAATACGGCGCTACGACCGGGTCGTGCCCTGTTCATAGGGTTTCATGTTATGTCGTGTCACACTCTACGAGTACGCCTCATGGAGGAAGACTTGTTTCCCGCCATTCTCTGTAAGAGAACTATGATTGCGAGGGAGAAGATAAAAACGTCTGTGCTCCTCGTAGCTAACTCTTCTTAATTCTCGAGGCTACTTCGTCTACCAGTCTTCGTACCCTCTTAATCGCTTCCCGGACGTCCTCGGCGCTGCACCAGCCCTCGTAGAAACATGTGTGCATACCGTTTGCAGCCATCCATGCATCGTATACCCAGTCACCGAGTTCCTTTTCGATCGTTCTGCGATACTCCCATAGCTCTCGGTGACTCGTAATTCTTATTCCATCCCTCCACTCTGCATAGGCCTTTATCGCTAGTGCAGCAGCTCCCCAGGTCTTCTCAACTGCTTGCCTAGTATCTCCCTTTGCAAGTTCTTGTAGTGCTTGCTCTAGAAGTGCCTGGGCAGCCTCAATATAAGCATTGACTCTTTCCTCCGGGTCAAGGCCTCTAGTTATGAGCTCTAATACGTATTCTTCAATGCTTAACCCTATTCTCCTTGCATCGGCCTCTAGGCGCTGGGCTATTGATCGCGGGATCTTTATTGTAAGAGCCTCTGATGACAAGAAGACACCCATGTATAGTTCCTTAGAAGGGTGAATAAAGATATAGCCGTATGTACTTAACACGAAGAGCGCCAATGCAGGAATATACTCTCCGGATAATTCCCAGTTTCGTCGAAGAATCTTTTCCCTGGCTCGTCAAAATAATTATTTTAGCTGTTAATAGCCCGGATACTATCCTCTTGGCTGCTGCACGCTGCAATATAGTCCTCGGCTACGGTTTTGCACGCTATCCTAGAGGCTCCTCGGGCTGCGGGGGCTTGGCAACTCATGCCCGGCTATGATCCGCTAAGGCTCTCCGAGATAGTTGAGCGGATGGTTACTAGGCGGGAGGCTGGGAGGCTTCTCCGCCGCTACTATCGGTTCCGCCGCGACCGCTGGTACGGCGGCATAGTGACGGGTGACGTGGTTGGCTGTAATCTTCGCTGCGGGTTCTGCTGGGCTTGGCGCTTCACCTGGACGGGCTACGATAGAGGCGTCATGTTCTCCGCGGAGGAGGCTGCCTCGCGGCTGCTCCGGCTAGCCCGGAGGACAGGGGCTAGGCAGGCCAGGCTCTCCGGCGGCGAGCCAACGATAGGCTTCGAGCACCTCGTAAAGGTCATCGAGACCGTGACCGATAAAGGCCTACACTTCGTGTTGGAGACCAATGGCATCCTTATAGGGGCTAGGGAGGACTATGCTCGCAGGCTCGCAGAGTTCCACGGAGTAGGGATAGAGGTAAGGGTCTCGATAAAGGGGACGAGCCCGGAGGAGTTCTGGCAGCTAACCAGGGCCAAGCCCGAGGCCTGGTACTTGCAGCTAAGGGCTCTTGAAAACCTGGTGCGCTACGGCCTAGAGCCCGGGGAGGAAGTCTACCCCGCAGTCATGCTCAGCTTCACTGACGAGAAGGGCGTGAAGAGGATAAAGAAGCTCCTAGCCTCAATACACCCGAGGCTTGCGGGAAGCATTGATCCTGAATACGTCTTCCTCTACCCCCACGTAGAGGAATTGCTGAGAAGAACAGGGCTCAAGCCAAGGATAGCGTACAAGCCGGGAGAAATACCACGCGAGCTGATATAATACATTGCCCTGTAGAGAGGAAAAATAACGGCTAGTATCGTTATCATCTTATGCTTCTTTATTTGTGGAAATGTTTTTCCGTTCTACTTGAGGCCCATAACTAATTGGGGTCGTAGTTGGATAGTTACGTAACTATCTCTGTCCGTAGAGAGGTTAAGAAGCTACTGGAAAGGGATAAAGGGGATAAGAATTGGAGTGAATACCTGCTAGAACTCTACAAAGAGGCTAAGCAAGCTAAGGCAAGACAAGCATTCGAGCACCTAGTACAATTGCTTAACGATAAGGACTTGGAGGAAATAGAGAAGGCTAGTAGAGATTTCAGGAAGAGGTTTAGGCTACGTTGAGGTTGCTCGATACAAGCGTGCTCATAGACAACGTGAGAAAAGGCGTTTTTGAAGAGGGCGCTATATCGGTTATAACGCTTATAGAGTTTCTTCGTGGCGTGGATCCTAGGAAGAGACAACGCGTTAAGGAATTATTAGAAAACTCGTATATCGTTCTAGGTATTGATAACAAGGTCATACTAGAGTACTGTAGGCTGTACGACGAGCTGAGAAAAAGAGGCAACCTCCTACCTGACGCCGATTTGCTGATTGCTGCTACCGCAATAGCGAATAATGCCTTACTAGTAACAATGGATAAAGATTTTCTGAGACTAAGAGACCTCGGGCTACGGCTTGAGCTAAGATTATGACAACTAGTTATTTGCTTCGACCGAAGACAAAATGAAGGATTCTGGTGGAGTAAAAACGTTTAGACTGGCTATTTTCTCTCTAGTTGTTTCTCTAAGGCCTTGTTGGTGGCGGTGGTGGTAGCTCTGGTTCCTCTTCTTTCCTTCTCCTGGTGATGGGTAGTAGCAGTATTGCTGCTCCTAGGCCTGCTAGTGCTGCCCCGCCTGCTACTCCTGCCCTATTTCCTCCCTTTTCTCCGGGTAGTGGTGCCTCGTAGTAGATTGCTTTCTCTTCCTTGTCGAAGACTATGTTCTTCGCGTTGCTGGGTAGCGCTAGGTGCAGTGTCTCAGTCATTACTAGGTCCTGGCTCGCTGCATACGTTATCGTTATTACTAGCTTGTTGCCCTGCTGGGCTACGAGCTTGACCTCAGCGTCATCGTCTTCGAGCTTTACCTTCCACTTGCCGCTGCCCTGGTATACTGCTGCTCCGAGCCTCTTGTAGCTCAGCTTCACCCGGTTGTTCGCGTCGTCGGCCTCAACCTTCACGTCTACTAGCTGGGCGGGAGTATTGCCCCAGTTCATCTGCCTGACGAACACGGAGAGCGGGTTATAGATCTCCTTGAACATCTTGTAGGCGGATGTGCTCATTCGGAGCTCTCCGCCGACTATCGCTGTGCCGCTCAAGGTTATCGTGGCATTTGTATCGGCTTCTATCCTCGTCTTCGTTATTGGCTGCATCCACGTCTCCTGCGCTTGTGCCGCAACCGTGGCGAGGGTTGCGGCGAGCAGCGCCGCCAATACTATGGCTAGGAATAGGCTACTCTTCCTCACGGGTATCACGCTCCAGCCACCCATTGGAATGTTGATATGATTTGTTCTGCGAGGTTCAGGGAGTCCTGGCTTGGGTTGAAGAGCATGTAGAAAACAGCGAACCCGTAGCCATCGTGGCTAAAGTACCTTGCCAGGATCAGTGCTTGCTTACCTTGTATCTCAGCGACATACGCTACGCGTAGTGCCTGCTCTCCTGCGAAGCTGACTGCCTTCTCGTCCCTAGGCTCAGCGCTGATACCAGCGTTCTCGAGCATCTTTTCTAGCAGTGTCCGCATCTGCTCAGCGCTGACGCCTCTCACCCACAGCACTCCTATCGATAAGCCATGCGCCCTTGACGCTGCGCCTGCTTGTCCACCAACAACACCCTGCTGGTTAATGGGCTGTATATTGGTCTCCCAGCCCTCGCCGACAAGCTGTATCGCCCAGTATGGCTGGACCTTTGTGTTCGCGAAGACCTGGCCACCGCCTCCTCCGCCCTGGCCTCCATTGTTGCCCTCGTTGTTGTGTGGCTCGGGGCTGGGGCCCGGCTGGGGGGAGGGCTGGGGCTGCTGAATGGTCGCCTTGTAGCCCCATTGCTCTAGCACGTTTGCTGGTAGCTCTGGTAGCTCCGGCGGCGCAATGCCCTGCGCCTGGAGAGCTGCTACATCGACTACTATGTGTGGGCCGCTGAAAGCCATCTGTGCGGTACGTATCCCGTACTTCACAGCCTCTTCGAACGAGACTTTGAGGTTGAGCGCAGTGGACTCTATGGGGACTAGTTGGCCGCTCGGCAACACTATTATCGGGAAGGCGTGGGCAGGCATCAGCACTATGTATGCCTTGAGGCCCTGGCTCATCGCGAGCGAGGCGAAGAATATAGCCGTGTCTATGCACGTGCCGCTGTGGTCTCGTAGAACGTCCCTAGGGAACTTTACGTGCTCGCTAAACTTCCCCGTCCAGTAGGCATTGGGCTCTGTCTGGTAGCTTATCCCGTTCGCTACGCTGTACTGCCACGCAGTGGCGAGAAACCTTATAGCGTCCTCGTCGCTGAGCGCCGTCGCTGGGCCACCTGCTATCTGGGCCACTATGCCCGCGAATCGCAGCAGCACAGGATCGCTGGGAGTAACCCAGGCGGCGAGCAACGGGTAGTTGCTGAAGACGTCGTAGAAGCTACCGGTGCTCTCCTCTGGCGGGATACTGCTAAACACTATGTCGTTTACCCCGAGCACCTGGACCTGTCTGGTCTTCGTCACCTCTACTGGCTTGGAGCTCTTCGAGGCACGGTACTCGATCTTGACCACGACCTTGCTCGGGGTAGCCGAGGACAGCTTAGTGATGCTTGGCTGGAACACCGGGTAGTAGAGATCGACGACCGCGCCGCCGGGAGGAATAGCAGCATAGGTGTGGGGCTGGCTCCAATCAGTAAACCCCTCAACCTTGTACGATACCTTCACGTCGTAGACCGGGGTGTCGCCGGGATTAGAGATAATGGTCTTGGCTAGCCAGAACCCGAGCTTCTCGTTACCATAAGCCTTGTACGCCGCAGACACGACGTGCTGGCGGGCAAGTAGCTTTACATCAACCTTGCCAGTGCCACCGCCTCCCCGCAGAGAAGCCGCAACCATACCCAGGCCAACAACTATGAGCAATACGCCCGCAAGGACAACCGGGCTAACACGCCGCCCCATACCAGCAACTCCTTGCACAGAAGCCTTCAAATCACCCTCACATCCAAGAAGACAAAGAGGCACCGAGCAGTGGTATCGCACTTAGCTCTGAAGGAACCTAATCAAACCCCGGGAAGGACTTGTTGTTTTTGCCTTTTTTACAAGAGCAAGCATAGTCTTCAACTTGTTGACAAGGGACGGTATTGTTTTTACCTGGATAGTTTTAGTGTGATTCTAGCTGGATATCATCGAGGCTAATAGTGTTAACAAATCTACTAGCTATGTCTCTGAGCTTCTTGTCTTCGGTGACCAATGTGAGCTCATGCTTTTTAGCGAGAGCTATATATGATGCATCGTAGACTGTTAGTCTCGTTGAAATGGATATACTAAGTATTTCTACCTCGAGTCCCTGAGGGCTGAGTATTTTCATGGTTTGTAGAAGCTCTGCAAAGGTGCTTGCTAGAAAAGACGCTTCTCCGGGCTCAAGGATGTGAAGAAGGTTCACCTCCTTCCATAGGGCATTGAGTACTTCATAAATTGTTAGCCACTGAATTGCCTGGTTCCTAAGCGGGAGTAGTCGTGTCTCCTTTAGTGCCCTTATAATGCTAGACGCGTCAAATAAATAAGCTGGCTTCACTATCATCTTGCCTCTCTATCTTCTCGGATTAATTCTACGATCTTATCAATATCTAGTTTTTCAAGCACATGTTTATGCTTGCGCAGCTTCTCTTCAAGTAATTCTAGTTTGCGTCGCTGAACCTCATCCTCAAGAGCTTTTCTTATAAGTTCTGAAACATTAATGCCTAGTCTCCTAGCCTCTTCGACAATCTCTCTCCTAACCTTGGCGGAAACAGTTACATATCTACCCAATACGTAGACACCCATAGTAGGTATAGCAAGGTCTTCCTTATTTTAATCTGTAAAAAGAGTACTACATGAGAATAGTAGAACACGGTCCAATAGCCTACACGAGAACCAAGCCTACTCTCATACCATCACAGTGCTCAACTATAGTGTTTCTCTAGTCTTTTTCTAAGCTCTTCTCTCCAACGCGGCCCTGCTCCCACGTGGTTGTAAAGGTATGCTTCTGTCTGTACTAGTCCCGCTGCGCCGCCGTAGCGCCCCACTATCGTGCCCGACAAGCAGCTACCCCTTATCGCGCATCTCGGGCATGCCGGGTCATAGCATAGACACGTGCTCTTCTGCGGAGGCCTGACCTCTAGGCCGAGGACTTCTCGGGCAAACCTTGCTAGATTAGTATCGCTCGGAGCAACCCACGTCGTCCTCCCCGTGAAGAGGAGGATTGCGTCAGCAGTCTTCGGCCCCACACCGGGGAGTCCTAGTAGCTGCCTCCTCAGCTCCCAGGCGTCTCCCTCCCAGGAGGCGAGACGCCAGAGATCCTTCACCAGCCTAGCCAGCGTCCTGGGCTGGGGGCTCGGGAGCCGAGCAGCCCTCTCTGCAACAAGCCTCAACGAATCCTCATCGATAGCGTTGATTCCATTGAACAATATGTGCATCCACCGCCTAACATTGGTAGCATACCGTGTACGCCGAGAAAGAACAACAGCAACTGAGACCAGGAAGCGGTCAACAGCCCCAAGAGCAGCAGAAACAACGAGGCCCCGGTAGAGCCTGCGGTAGCCGGAGCGCCTAACCCAGCCAAGGCACTCTCCTAGGCACCACTCGCCCGAAACACCCCTCAACAAGTCAAGACTACACCCAGGCCCACTGCAACAAAGCCTCCCATCCCGGTAGCCCAGCTCAGAGCCGCGCCAAGGACCAGTACTCCTAACCCAACGCCCAGGCCCCACATAACTATAGAAAGAGGAAAGGAAACTAGGATACATAGACTCATCAAGCCAGAGCCAAGGAGCCTCAACGCACAACAAGGGAAAGCTACCCGGATCTCCCTCCTCCACGCATCCCAGGTATGGTTTTCAGCATGGATGCTTCGGCTATGCACCTACTCGGTGCAGAGACTTATGCGCTTCTTAGCGAAGCCCAGCAACTCTTCAGCAACACTTACCGCATCCACGGCCTCCTCGTCACCCGGTAGCCTTATAGTACTCGCCGAGAAGCATGCAGAGACCATGAATCTCGGGGTAAGAACCAGTAGTATAGAGTATGAGAGCCTTGAGAGCAAGCTGGGCCGCCTACTCAGCATAGAATATGGCCAGATCATAGTACTCGTCACTCATCGCCCGCTTAGCGTCATCAAGACCTCTCTGCTCGCCGCAGCAACTACATTATTCGCCGAGAGTGCGGCAAGGCCCCGAATCCATCCTTAGCACTAAATTACGTGCTCCTCATATATCTGCTTCAAAGCAACATACCAGGTATGGGGCAAAGCAGTGGCCAGCAAGGACTCCTCGGCCAAGACGCTGCAGTACGCTATGAACGGTACAGGCTGCTAAAACGTTGGCGAGAAATAGCGAGAATGGTAGCGGAGAAGATTAAGGAGAGGTTCCCCGACGCAGAGGTCTACGTCTTCGGCAGCGTGGTTGAGGAGCGCTGCACAGCGGCAAGCGATATAGACATACTGGTCGTCACGAAGCACGCGCCAAAGAGGCTGAGAGACAAGGTAGACATAATCCTATGGCTGGAAGACGAGCTCGGTCTCCCACCAAGCCTACTAGACCTCCACATTGTCGCACCAGGCTCAGAGGACTATGAGTGGTTCTTCAAAGCTTTGAGGATAAAGGCGATAAAAGTAGAGTAGTTTATTACGACGTGGCTCTATTTTCTCGTCAACTGATAAGTTATTGCTATGATTATTATTGCTGCTATGATTCCTGCTGCTACTAGTTTGTAGTTTATTGTTGGCTTGTACTTCCCGGCGCCGATTGGCATTGCTATTGTTCTTGTCGTGCTTGTCTCGGCGGGGCTGGTTGCACGGGAAGTAGTTGAAGAAGTTATTGTTCTACTTGTCCGTGTTGTGTTTGTTTTCTGCGTTATTGCTGTGGTTGTCGTGTTTGTTGTTGTGGGTGTTTGTTGTGGCGTTGTGGTTTGTGCTGGCTGGGGAGCTGTCTCCTCTATTCCTTTGAAGCAGTACATGTTGTAGTCTCTGCTCCCTATGAGTATCTCTGGTTTGCCGTCGCCGTCCACGTCGGCTATCGAGGCTGTTGCTACTACTGGGGCATTGGTGGTATAGATGTAGAATTCGCTCTCGTCGGGGCTCGGTATGGTTGGCTTTATTGCGACAATGTCTCCTTGGTAGGTTCCTACTAGTATCTCGTTTTCTCCGTCGCCGTCTATGTCGGCTATTATCGAGGATGAGAGGAAGACTTGGAGGTCGGGGTATTCTCGGACTATGTTTAGCCCTGTGTCCAGTATGAAGAGGCCCTCCATCGTGGCTACAACGATCTCCGGCTTGCCATCCATGTTTACGTCGCCGACTGAGGGAGTCGAGGTGGCGTCCTCTACGCCTGGCAGCTTCTTGGAGACAAAGGTGCCCTTCTCCGGGTTCACTACGTATACGTGGCCGTCGCGGGAGACGATTATTGCCTCTATTGTCTCGTTGCCGTAGAGGTCGTATAGGGCGGGTGCCCCGGTGAGTATCCTCCCGAGGTTGAGTGTGTAGACGGTGGGCTTTGAGCCCTTGTAGCTGATTATGTGGAAATAGGTTCCCTCTACGCAGGCTATGTCGTCTAAGCCGTCTCCGTCAACGTCTCTTACGGCTAGGTGGTAGACTGGTAGGTCTCCCACCTTTATGAGGTACCTTATCTCCCCGTCTGGCGTGAAGACGTAGATCTCGCCCTTCATGTTGCCTATTGCTACCTCGTAGCTGCCCCGGGTGTCGAAGTGGAGCACGACCGGGTTGCCGTGGAAGCTGCCCTCGTGCTTCCAGAGGAGCTTGCCATCACTGCTGAAGACGTATAGTGACCCGGTGCTCCCTGTGGCCATTATCTCCGGCTTGTCGTCGCCATTGATATCCCATATGGTTGGGTCGGCGTGTAGTCCTCCCCCTGTCTCCCGCTTCCAGAGCAGGGTGCCACTAGAAGCGTCCACGGCGTATAGGAAGCCGTCGCACGAGCTGAAAACAGCCTCTAATTTGCCGTCATTGTTTAGGTCGGCTAGGGCCGCCGAGGAGGCTACGCAGAGCCCCGTCTTGAAAGTCCAGAGTATATCGTAGTCCGTGTAGTGGAAGGGCTTCGAAGCAAGGCGGCTTATGTCGACGTAGCCGGCGCGGTCGAAGCTGTACTTCAGCGTAGGCCACACGATCTTCGAGCCGCCTTGCCCCGCGTGGGCCAAGGTGGCGCCGAATAATGGTAGGAGAAGTGCTGCTAGAAGGGGGAGGGCTAGTTTCTTCTCCAACCCCTTTGTCCCAGGAAGGGTTCGGCTAAGCACCACACTATATAGCTTGGCCTAGGGGATGCTAAGAGGGTGGGGCAGGCTGTTCCTTTGCCCGTGGTAGAGGCCGAGAACATTGTTAAGCGCTATGGCAGGGTCGTGGCTCTAAGAGGCGTCTCATTCACGGTTCCGGAGAGCGTGATATATGGGCTCCTGGGCCCGAACGGGGCTGGAAAGACGACCACTATTAAGGCGATAACTGGCTCGGTCAAGCTGAG from Pyrofollis japonicus harbors:
- a CDS encoding branched-chain amino acid ABC transporter permease, with product MGSVNEWRIHLYSTIAILVFLAAAPLFTSQYYTRLLAVGILFGLAATGFNILYGYTGLLSFGHAMFWGLGAYGVAIGLLKLGMGYASSYLFALSLVALTALVTGYLSLRHTKIYFAILTLAFGQLVYAVVLKYRDVTGGDEGLYGIPRPLGSIPSYYYLVLATASVILVLVWLLLRSPLGLVFQTIRDDAFRAETLGYNVSRMRLLSFVISALVTGVAGSLYSPLQGAVTPESLYWTFSAEIVFMAILGGTRVFLGPFVGGIVYVFLRDYAMDVTEYWLFAMGLALAVLIYVLPQGILGAIIEQVLKKTRRSSDGR
- a CDS encoding branched-chain amino acid ABC transporter permease — protein: MDTGYIVVQTINTLFYASILFLIASGLSLIYGIMRVLNLAHGAFYMLGAYLAYSAAMVWIGPSALGFVLGFVLAVAVLAVIGAVFERTLLRPLYSKPEELQLLFTFAVMLMLDDIVKMVWGPEYKSYTVIPGGSVEVGAYQVPLYTVYVIVIGFAAAAGLWWFFSKTVIGKQMRAAAFNSEVAEALGINTSILFIAAFAIGSALSGLAGAAAAPILTAYPGMGADALVLSFAVLVIGGMGSIAGSLVGALIASVARTIMVIVYPMLEVALIYLITAVMLLIKPSGLFGKEIERR
- a CDS encoding ABC transporter substrate-binding protein, coding for MVDESKRNTLKVLGAGVVGLVVGLAGGYAIGASSKKGATKTVTVTKEVGGGAAAKPSGIPSKPLKIGFMYFMSGPFGTYGKMAGAALEIARDEINSRGGILGRKVELISKDEADRQHVIDNIVKMVQEEGAEILIGIDSSGDSLKLIKTIEEELRVPLIVTHAATPKLTECGKRKYIFRISMYEEPIDIAAAELVAKMYPDAKKVASIGPDYAYGWDSWTVFSSRLKELMPGVEFAEPIYVKLGTTDYTSYIDKMIAAKPDIVFSSLWGGDAATFFKQAASKGLFKNIKAYLNPMLGATDTLKAIGDENVPSGVDIWGSGRYWFNYPPHDVYSLNKSFVEKFKAKTGEYPPYVSGTSYTALYAVKNAIELAYAELGKWPSPEELIKYLEGLTVAGPMGPVYIRPEDHQGVYYVYWGKLAKGGPLGFPHPVLTDLEIFDFGKVVPPPFKTYVKCG
- a CDS encoding PaREP1 family protein; the encoded protein is MSSEALTIKIPRSIAQRLEADARRIGLSIEEYVLELITRGLDPEERVNAYIEAAQALLEQALQELAKGDTRQAVEKTWGAAALAIKAYAEWRDGIRITSHRELWEYRRTIEKELGDWVYDAWMAANGMHTCFYEGWCSAEDVREAIKRVRRLVDEVASRIKKS
- a CDS encoding radical SAM protein: MPGYDPLRLSEIVERMVTRREAGRLLRRYYRFRRDRWYGGIVTGDVVGCNLRCGFCWAWRFTWTGYDRGVMFSAEEAASRLLRLARRTGARQARLSGGEPTIGFEHLVKVIETVTDKGLHFVLETNGILIGAREDYARRLAEFHGVGIEVRVSIKGTSPEEFWQLTRAKPEAWYLQLRALENLVRYGLEPGEEVYPAVMLSFTDEKGVKRIKKLLASIHPRLAGSIDPEYVFLYPHVEELLRRTGLKPRIAYKPGEIPRELI
- a CDS encoding antitoxin VapB family protein; its protein translation is MDSYVTISVRREVKKLLERDKGDKNWSEYLLELYKEAKQAKARQAFEHLVQLLNDKDLEEIEKASRDFRKRFRLR
- a CDS encoding type II toxin-antitoxin system VapC family toxin, with product MRLLDTSVLIDNVRKGVFEEGAISVITLIEFLRGVDPRKRQRVKELLENSYIVLGIDNKVILEYCRLYDELRKRGNLLPDADLLIAATAIANNALLVTMDKDFLRLRDLGLRLELRL
- a CDS encoding type II toxin-antitoxin system VapC family toxin, whose amino-acid sequence is MKPAYLFDASSIIRALKETRLLPLRNQAIQWLTIYEVLNALWKEVNLLHILEPGEASFLASTFAELLQTMKILSPQGLEVEILSISISTRLTVYDASYIALAKKHELTLVTEDKKLRDIASRFVNTISLDDIQLESH
- a CDS encoding type II toxin-antitoxin system CcdA family antitoxin gives rise to the protein MGRYVTVSAKVRREIVEEARRLGINVSELIRKALEDEVQRRKLELLEEKLRKHKHVLEKLDIDKIVELIREDREAR
- a CDS encoding HhH-GDP family DNA glycosylase — protein: MLCVEAPWLWLDESMYPSFLSSFYSYVGPGRWVRSTGPWRGSELGYRDGRLCCSGPGCSLDLLRGVSGEWCLGECLGWVRRSGYRRLYRGLVVSAALGAVDRFLVSVAVVLSRRTRYATNVRRWMHILFNGINAIDEDSLRLVAERAARLPSPQPRTLARLVKDLWRLASWEGDAWELRRQLLGLPGVGPKTADAILLFTGRTTWVAPSDTNLARFAREVLGLEVRPPQKSTCLCYDPACPRCAIRGSCLSGTIVGRYGGAAGLVQTEAYLYNHVGAGPRWREELRKRLEKHYS
- a CDS encoding nucleotidyltransferase domain-containing protein, with amino-acid sequence MLLIYLLQSNIPGMGQSSGQQGLLGQDAAVRYERYRLLKRWREIARMVAEKIKERFPDAEVYVFGSVVEERCTAASDIDILVVTKHAPKRLRDKVDIILWLEDELGLPPSLLDLHIVAPGSEDYEWFFKALRIKAIKVE